The DNA region TTCTTATTTTACTACTTACCTGGCTGTCTGTCAAGGGCTTTTTTGCTCCCTCCCGACAGCTCTTATACTTTACCATCGTTTCGTCTCTTTGTCAAGGGGTATCTCTCGACTTTTTGGCCTCCTTGCCCCTCTCGCGATGGCTTTATTAATATACCACAGCTTCAAGGGGTATGTCAAGAGGGATTTTTGTTTTCTGCAATATATAATCATCTATATCTGCGATTTGATTTTTTCACAGTCTTTTCACATACTTCTTTTTTCTAAAAAATTTCTTTGTTCCCCAGTTTATAATCTGCTATGTGTAACTTTCTTATAATATCGATATTATAAGGACATCTGGGTATACACTCACCGCACCCTGTACACTTATCTGCCTTCACATCCAGTTGAGCATATTTTGCTCTGGCCATCTTATCGTTCCCAAACCAGAAGCGTAACCTATCTCTTAATGCAAATTCCGCTGGATCTCTGACTATTCCATCTCTCATCTGCCTATCATAATACCCTTCCAGCTTAAATATCTCAGGGATATTGATGCCTTCAGGGCACGGTAAACACTTGCCGCATTGCCTGCAGACATAATTTCCTAACTCAATAGCATTTTTGAACAGTTCCTCTTTTTCTTCTGGCGTAAGTGGAACAAACTCGTTGGCATAGCGCAGATCTTCCTCCAGCATCTCTCGAGTATTTATACCTGCGACTACTACAGAAACTGGTTGACTCATAGCATACCTGAAAGCTATTGGCGCTGATCTCCATAGGAAACCATCTGCAATAGGCTTCATCAATATTATGGCCACTTCTTTTTCCAGCGCTAAAGGAACTAAAACATCTTCAATTTCAGGAAAATTAAACCTATCGTAATAGTTTATAGTGGTCATCACAGCATCAAAAGGATAGCGCTTCAGCGCCTCTATTAAAACATCCGGTTGCCCATGCATCGATATTCCTATAAAGCCTATTTTACCTTCTCTTTGAGCCTGTAACGCACCTTCTATAGCTCCATCAGGCCCCAATATGGTATCCAGCTCATCCATGGTGCCAACGCCATGCATTATCAAAAGATCGATATAATCTGTTTGCAGATTCTTTAGGCTCCTATTTAAACTATCAAGGCAGCCCTTTTTAGTCCTTTCGCCTGTTTTTGTAGCAAGAATGCACTCTCTGCGCCTTTTTGCTATAACTCGTCCTATCTTCCGCTCTGACTCGCCATCTCCATAACTAGCAGCGGTCTCTATGTAATTGCCTCCTTCATCAAGATAACGGTTTAACAGATATTCTGCTTCGCTGGCGGGTATCTCCAGAAGATGAAAACCTCCAAAACCAAGAATAGATGTCTCCAGGCCTGTTTTCCCAAATTTTCTTTTTTCCATCAGCTCTCGCCCCTTTTTCTACAACGTTCTAATTGACAGTATACCATCGTTGCTTTATTATGAAAAGTAGTTACATCTACGTCACATAGTTACAAAAAGGTTACTATAGCATAAGTAAAAATTATCAACCGTAATAAAAATAAAGTTGTTTATTTTTATAAAGAAAGGAGAGCGGATAAAGTGAATTCCCATGAAGAAATTGATTGTCAGGGCATAGAATGCTCTATAGAAAAAGCCCTCAGTATACTGGAGGGCAAATGGACTTTTTTGATAATAAAAAATTTATTTGATGGAAAAAAGCGCTTCGGTGAGTTAAGGAAATCTTTAGATGGTATAAGTCCAAAAACCCTTTCACAGAGGCTAAAAGAGCTGGAGCAAAAAGGTATTATAAATCGCACAGCATATCCAACAATTCCTCCTACCGTAGAGTATTCTCTTACCGAAAAAGGTAAAAGTTTAAAACACATAATAGTGGAGATGAAACTCTGGGGAGCTAAATGGGGTTGATTTTTCAAGGTTCTTCTTCGCGAGATCGCGCCAATAACTTTTTTTCCAGTTCCGCCACATCGTATTTTCTCTGGTCTTTATATGAGTTAAAATAATTCCTTGGCACTATATAATCGGCACTATAGGGCCTTGCGTTGTAGTCATTATTTACGACGGCTTTTGATACGGCTTCGTTTAACACTTTCTCTTTTTTGGCGTAATTTTCTGCTACCTTTTCCAGGAATTTTATAGGATTTTTTATGTCTTTATTTTTCATCCTAGCCAGGCATATTGCCATATCCTGGTCGTTTAATCCGTATTTTGTTTTTAGCCTTTCTTTTATTGCATCGATGCTTTCATTTTCTTTTTCCTTTTCTGTATCATGATGGATTGATTGATGGATGGATATTTTATCTATCATATCCATCTTATTTTTATATTGAGTACGAGATTGATTTTTGTTCTGGCTGTCTTCATTTTTTTGTGGGACCACTATTTCCAGCCATTCATGGTATGATGTTACCTTACCGTCTTTATCTACCGCCATCGTTTCTTTTGGAGCTTTATCGCTTTGCCTTATCATAAAATACCTTTTTACTCTTCCTCTGTCGGTATTATCAGTGTAGCAAACAATGAAGCCCCTTTCGATCAGTGATTTTAAGGCCTCGCTTACAGCCCCGCCGGAGAGGCCCGTACCTTTGTCCATACGCACACGGCCTCTCTGATATCTCCCATTCCTTATTTCGTCTACTGTGAGATGAACCGACGTATCGTAATTTTGAAAACCCCATGTATGCCTTATTATATACAGCAAAACTTTAAGCTCCGCGCCGCTCAGCTGTGCAAAGTATCCCTCAAACAACTCCAGAGGTATATTAAAATACCTGCCTTCTTGTACCTGTATTCCGTGGAACATAAAAATCTCCTCCCCGTTTATTTAGTGCTTTATCCTTTCACTAAATAAGTCGCAGGAGGAAGATAAATTTACACATATCCTATATAAAAATTCCTCTGTCTCTCATGATCTTTCTCACCTTGACACCATTTAAATCCCCCGTCGTAATTTCTTCCTCTATGCTCAAAGCTGCAGCAATTCCAGCGGCTTCTCCCAGAGCCCTGCATGTCACCTGTATTCTTATTGAAGCTTGGACCTCAAACGATGCAGAGATACATCGGCCTGCCACCAATAGATTTTCCACATTGCAGGGCACCATGCACCTATAAGGTATCTCCATGTATTCCCCTTCGGGTAAATACTTCAATTGCAATCCCTCGCTGTCCACGGCATGAATATCGATGGGATATGCCGTCCTGGCCACAGCATCGTCAAATTTCGTGCAATTGATATAATCATCTACCTTAAGATAGTATTTGCCTTTTATGCGCCTGGACTCTCGAATGCCTACGTTGACAGCCGTATTACATATGTAAGAATTCTGAAAGCCAGCAAAATATTTTTTCATAAATTTGTGAAGCCTCATAATAGCTTTTTTGCCTTCCACCTGAGCGTATGTAAGGTTATAAGGGTCCAAAGCTCTGGTTATATTCGAAATTTCCGGACAGTTAAATGACATGCAGCCAGGTTTGCCCGGTATAGTAAAGGCTTGAAAATATGCTCCATCCTGCTCAAGGATATAACCTGATTTTACAGCTTCCCTGAATATCTTTTCTAGCGGCCAATTTCTTCCCCATACTGACGCAATTTCCACCCTGTCTCCTTTCATACCATTATAGCCAATCTCATTTAAAAAGTCAGCAAACACATCAAGCTGTATATTGCCAACCTCGAACCTGACTGATACAGGTTGATTTTTCCCGTCAGATACCCTTCCGCTTTCATAAGGCACTCCTGCCAACGCGGCCACATCGCCATCCCCTGTGCAATCAATCACCACTCTGCCGTGTACAGCGCTAAATCCGTCTTTATTGTGTATAACAACCCCTTTTATACTGTTCCCTTCCATGATCACATCAGTTACAGTGCTGTAATACAAAAGCCTTACACCCGCTGCCATACACATATCTTCGAGGACATATTTTAACGCCTCGGGGTTAAACCACGAGGGATTATCTGGATACGCGTCTCCCGTTGCCACCAGGCGCTCATTGATCTCTCTGCCAATAGACGAATTATCAGGATTGCCTTTGATGCCGTTGCTCATAAGAGGTGTTACCAGTGAAGCAGTGGCAGTACCCCCCAAAAAGCCCATCTGTTCAACAATGAGCACTTTCATACCCATCCTGGCCGCCGATATGGCTGCCACGCTGCCCGCTGTTCCACCCCCTGCTACTATCACATCATAATCCCCTATATATTTCATTGCGGTACCCCCATTTAGTTTAATATATTTGCCCTGATTGTTTTAAAAATTTACTTACAGCTTTTTAAATATAAAAAGCACCACTGCTGTCACAATCAAAATCCACACACCTATGATTATCACTGCACCTATCCATACCTTCGGTTTTGTTTGAACTTCACTGGCTTTTTTTCTTGCATCAGCCATCACCACAGGAGGAATAATTTTTATTGCCAGCGCTACCCCCAATGGTATTAATATAAGATCATCTATATAACCAAGTACAGGTATAAAATCTGGGATCAAATCAATAGGGCTTAAGGCATACCCTACTATAATCAATGAAAATAGCTTCGCATACCATGGCATTCGCGGGTCTTTCCAGGCAAAATACAGTGCCACGACCTCTGATTTCAATTTCTTTGCTTTCTGCTTCCATGACTCCTTCCAAACCGCCTGTGGCATGACTTCTCTCCCCCTCGAAAATTTTTATACACAAACAATATTATAACATAATTTACCTGCACAAAAGGACAAATTCTGCTTGTATTAACTTTTCTGTCGCTTCGTCTGTTCCTACTTAAAATCACCCAAAATGGGTATAAAATTTATAGGTCGTAAAATACTT from Caldanaerobius fijiensis DSM 17918 includes:
- a CDS encoding aldo/keto reductase, with product MEKRKFGKTGLETSILGFGGFHLLEIPASEAEYLLNRYLDEGGNYIETAASYGDGESERKIGRVIAKRRRECILATKTGERTKKGCLDSLNRSLKNLQTDYIDLLIMHGVGTMDELDTILGPDGAIEGALQAQREGKIGFIGISMHGQPDVLIEALKRYPFDAVMTTINYYDRFNFPEIEDVLVPLALEKEVAIILMKPIADGFLWRSAPIAFRYAMSQPVSVVVAGINTREMLEEDLRYANEFVPLTPEEKEELFKNAIELGNYVCRQCGKCLPCPEGINIPEIFKLEGYYDRQMRDGIVRDPAEFALRDRLRFWFGNDKMARAKYAQLDVKADKCTGCGECIPRCPYNIDIIRKLHIADYKLGNKEIF
- a CDS encoding FAD-dependent oxidoreductase, whose protein sequence is MKYIGDYDVIVAGGGTAGSVAAISAARMGMKVLIVEQMGFLGGTATASLVTPLMSNGIKGNPDNSSIGREINERLVATGDAYPDNPSWFNPEALKYVLEDMCMAAGVRLLYYSTVTDVIMEGNSIKGVVIHNKDGFSAVHGRVVIDCTGDGDVAALAGVPYESGRVSDGKNQPVSVRFEVGNIQLDVFADFLNEIGYNGMKGDRVEIASVWGRNWPLEKIFREAVKSGYILEQDGAYFQAFTIPGKPGCMSFNCPEISNITRALDPYNLTYAQVEGKKAIMRLHKFMKKYFAGFQNSYICNTAVNVGIRESRRIKGKYYLKVDDYINCTKFDDAVARTAYPIDIHAVDSEGLQLKYLPEGEYMEIPYRCMVPCNVENLLVAGRCISASFEVQASIRIQVTCRALGEAAGIAAALSIEEEITTGDLNGVKVRKIMRDRGIFI
- a CDS encoding winged helix-turn-helix transcriptional regulator, producing MNSHEEIDCQGIECSIEKALSILEGKWTFLIIKNLFDGKKRFGELRKSLDGISPKTLSQRLKELEQKGIINRTAYPTIPPTVEYSLTEKGKSLKHIIVEMKLWGAKWG
- a CDS encoding YkvA family protein, which gives rise to MPQAVWKESWKQKAKKLKSEVVALYFAWKDPRMPWYAKLFSLIIVGYALSPIDLIPDFIPVLGYIDDLILIPLGVALAIKIIPPVVMADARKKASEVQTKPKVWIGAVIIIGVWILIVTAVVLFIFKKL